A genome region from Scleropages formosus chromosome 6, fSclFor1.1, whole genome shotgun sequence includes the following:
- the LOC108922689 gene encoding tubulin beta chain-like, with translation MGEIVHLQAGDCGNNIGAKFWEVISNEHRIDPTGTYYGDSDQQLERINVYYNEVTRGKYVPRAVLVDLDPDSMCYVRYSPYGQVFRPDNFIFGQSGACNNWAKGHYTNGAELVDSVLDVVRKEAESCDCLQGFQLTHSLVGGTGSGMGTLLISKIREEYPDRIMNTFSVIPSPKLSDVVVEPYNAMLSVHQLVENTDGTYCINNEALYDICFRSFSFITPTLGDLNNLISITMSGITTCLRFPGQLNGDLRKMVVNMVPFPRLHFFMPGFAPLTHRSSQQRDVLTVSELSQKMFDAGNMMAVCDPRHGRYLSVATIFRGHMSMKEVEEQMVNVQNKNSSYFVECIPNNVKTTICDIPHHGLKMSSTFIGNSTAIQELWLHVSKKFAAMFRRKAFLHWYTSEGMDETEFTEAASNMNDLVSEYQEFQNGTTEDEEEFEGEGEEEMG, from the exons ATGGGGGAAATTGTTCATTTACAAGCAGGAGATTGTGGGAACAATATTGGAGCTAAG TTCTGGGAGGTGATCAGTAATGAGCACAGAATTGATCCAACTGGGACCTACTATGGAGACAGTGACCAGCAACTGGAGAGGATCAATGTCTATTACAATGAAGTCACAA GGGGCAAATATGTCCCAAGAGCTGTTCTTGTGGACCTGGATCCAGACTCCATGTGCTATGTACGATACAGCCCCTATGGCCAGGTCTTCCGGCCAGACAACTTCATCTTTG GTCAGAGCGGAGCATGCAATAACTGGGCAAAAGGCCACTACACAAATGGTGCCGAGCTGGTGGACTCCGTGTTGGATGTGGTGAGGAAGGAAGCAGAGAGCTGTGACTGCTTGCAGGGCTTCCAGCTCACACACTCCCTGGTTGGAGGCACTGGTTCCGGCATGGGCACTCTGCTCATTAGCAAGATACGCGAAGAGTATCCTGACCGCATCATGAACACTTTCAGTGTGATACCTTCTCCCAAACTGTCAGATGTGGTAGTCGAACCCTACAATGCCATGTTGTCCGTGCACCAGCTGGTGGAGAACACAGATGGGACCTACTGTATTAACAACGAAGCCCTATATGACATCTGCTTCCGCTCATTCAGTTTCATCACACCCACCCTTGGTGACCTTAACAACTTGATATCTATCACCATGAGTGGGATCACCACTTGCCTTAGGTTTCCTGGCCAGCTGAATGGAGATCTGCGCAAAATGGTAGTCAACATGGTTCCCTTTCCTCGTTTGCATTTCTTCATGCCTGGATTTGCACCCCTCACCCACAGGTCGAGCCAACAGCGTGACGTCCTGACAGTATCTGAACTTTCTCAGAAGATGTTTGATGCAGGAAACATGATGGCGGTCTGTGACCCACGACATGGTCGCTACCTGTCTGTGGCCACCATCTTCCGTGGTCACATGTCCATGAAGGAGGTGGAAGAGCAAATGGTGAATGTGCAGAACAAGAACAGCAGCTACTTCGTGGAGTGCATCCCCAACAATGTCAAGACAACCATCTGTGACATCCCCCATCATGGTCTCAAGATGTCCTCCACCTTCATCGGCAACAGCACGGCCATTCAGGAGCTATGGCTGCACGTCTCCAAAAAGTTTGCAGCCATGTTCCGGCGTAAGGCCTTCCTACACTGGTATACAAGTGAGGGCATGGATGAGACGGAGTTCACTGAGGCCGCAAGCAACATGAACGATCTGGTGTCTGAGTACCAGGAGTTCCAGAATGGTACCactgaggatgaggaagaaTTTGAGGGGGAGGGTGAAGAGGAGATGGGCTga